A genomic region of Deinococcus sp. KSM4-11 contains the following coding sequences:
- a CDS encoding adenine deaminase encodes MSGAENGGRQDRRRLVRVARGLEDGDLLMRGAQVVQPATREVFETDVLVADGRVAALGSGFSAAQVVEARGAFLAPGFIDGHVHIESSLLTPAGFAQAVLPHGTTGVVAEPHEVVNVLGAGGLEWMLRAGASSGLRVWASAPSCVPASEFEVGGARVGADEVAGMLRVPGVLGLAEMMNYPGVLNGDQGVWDVLEAGRRSGLRLDGHASGVRGRDLMGYAAAGLHSDHEATTPEEARERLRAGLWLMVREGSAARNLEALLPVLRDRPRRAMLVSDDVSVDELLELGHLDRLLRLCVAGGLHPADAVALVTCHPAEYWGLHEHGLVAPGHHADFVLLRDLNTFEVLETFVGGQPAVAGRATPSLPGGGVNLGPDWPAASFAVPETWPVIEVRADQITTGVGRPGSGDAKLVVADRYGRGQWASCWTSGSGLRRGTLGISVLHDAHHAAFLGGTDEDIRAAGQALEALGGGVVLVSDGVVKASLPLPFAGLMTDAAPHVAARQLGEIAAAARQLGCTLPYPVTTLSFLGLTVIPALKLTPHGLMDVHNWALIPPIP; translated from the coding sequence ATGTCGGGAGCGGAGAACGGAGGACGTCAGGATCGCCGGCGGCTGGTGCGCGTGGCCCGCGGGCTGGAGGACGGCGACCTGCTGATGAGGGGCGCGCAGGTGGTGCAGCCCGCCACACGTGAGGTGTTCGAGACGGATGTGCTGGTGGCCGACGGCCGGGTGGCCGCGCTGGGCTCGGGCTTCAGTGCAGCGCAGGTGGTCGAGGCGCGCGGGGCGTTCCTGGCGCCCGGGTTCATCGATGGACATGTGCATATCGAGTCGAGCCTGCTGACACCGGCGGGGTTCGCGCAGGCGGTCTTGCCTCATGGCACGACGGGCGTGGTGGCGGAGCCCCATGAGGTGGTGAACGTGCTGGGCGCGGGTGGCCTGGAATGGATGCTGCGGGCGGGCGCGTCGTCCGGGCTGCGGGTGTGGGCGTCGGCTCCGTCGTGCGTACCGGCCAGCGAATTCGAGGTGGGTGGAGCGCGGGTGGGCGCGGACGAGGTGGCTGGCATGCTGCGGGTGCCGGGGGTGCTAGGCCTGGCGGAGATGATGAATTATCCGGGCGTGCTGAACGGGGATCAGGGCGTGTGGGACGTCCTGGAAGCCGGGCGACGCTCGGGCCTGCGGCTGGATGGCCATGCCTCGGGCGTGCGGGGCCGTGACCTGATGGGTTACGCGGCGGCGGGGCTCCACTCCGATCACGAGGCGACGACCCCCGAAGAGGCCCGGGAACGTCTCCGCGCGGGCCTGTGGTTGATGGTGAGGGAGGGCTCGGCGGCCCGCAATCTGGAGGCGTTGCTGCCGGTGCTGCGCGACCGGCCGCGCCGCGCGATGCTGGTCAGTGACGACGTGAGCGTGGACGAGCTGCTGGAACTGGGGCACCTGGATCGGCTGCTGCGCCTGTGCGTCGCGGGTGGCCTGCATCCGGCGGACGCGGTGGCCCTGGTGACGTGTCATCCGGCCGAGTACTGGGGCCTGCACGAGCATGGGCTGGTCGCGCCGGGCCACCACGCGGATTTCGTGCTGCTGCGCGACCTGAACACATTCGAGGTGCTGGAGACCTTCGTGGGAGGGCAACCAGCGGTGGCTGGACGCGCGACACCCAGTCTGCCCGGAGGCGGGGTGAATCTAGGGCCGGACTGGCCAGCGGCGTCCTTCGCGGTGCCGGAGACGTGGCCCGTGATCGAGGTGCGGGCCGATCAGATCACGACGGGCGTGGGCCGGCCGGGCAGCGGGGACGCGAAGCTGGTGGTCGCCGACCGGTACGGGCGCGGGCAGTGGGCGAGCTGCTGGACCTCTGGCAGTGGACTGCGGCGGGGCACCCTGGGCATCAGCGTGCTGCATGACGCGCATCACGCGGCGTTCCTGGGCGGCACGGACGAGGATATCCGCGCGGCGGGCCAGGCCCTGGAGGCGCTTGGGGGCGGCGTGGTGCTGGTGTCCGACGGCGTGGTGAAGGCCAGCCTGCCCCTGCCCTTCGCTGGCCTCATGACAGACGCGGCCCCGCACGTCGCCGCCAGACAGCTGGGTGAGATCGCCGCCGCCGCGCGGCAGTTGGGCTGTACCCTGCCCTACCCTGTCACGACGCTGAGTTTCCTGGGCCTGACGGTCATTCCGGCCCTGAAGTTGACGCCGCATGGGCTGATGGACGTGCACAACTGGGCGCTGATCCCCCCCATTCCCTGA
- a CDS encoding Tfp pilus assembly protein FimT/FimU, with product MQGFTLIEVLVVLAILSILLALALFNYAKWRASSAVRQGAQEFTRAITETRSGSKRLNVCQEVKLAASTGATSVTVNTFSGTVCTGTAASTASFPMPTNVTVSLAGGSANSIIFKPPYGTTSAADKTFTVQWASDSSIVRSVRVTGLFGKVIVQ from the coding sequence GTGCAGGGGTTCACTCTCATCGAAGTGCTGGTCGTGCTGGCCATCCTGAGCATTCTGCTGGCCCTGGCCCTGTTCAACTACGCCAAGTGGCGGGCAAGTAGCGCGGTGCGGCAGGGCGCGCAGGAGTTCACCAGGGCCATCACCGAAACGCGCTCTGGCTCAAAGCGCCTGAATGTCTGCCAGGAAGTCAAGTTGGCCGCCTCGACCGGGGCCACGTCCGTCACGGTCAACACCTTCAGCGGCACGGTCTGTACCGGCACCGCCGCCTCCACGGCGTCGTTCCCCATGCCCACGAACGTGACCGTCAGTCTGGCCGGGGGCAGCGCGAACTCGATCATCTTCAAGCCTCCATATGGCACCACCAGCGCGGCGGACAAGACTTTCACCGTGCAGTGGGCCAGCGACAGTTCCATCGTGAGATCCGTGCGGGTGACCGGGTTGTTCGGCAAGGTGATCGTGCAGTGA
- a CDS encoding esterase family protein yields MAVSVSGQHVTFSPPAGAVGLIGDMTDWRKREPIPVAGGEPVVLSLPRGAWVEYAWVDGAGEAFADPDNPQKSLNPWWTYPRAAVVGAYARHPLWLGDDAAQKGTAHRLSWPGEVFPGTRRAIVYTPHGHDPAAPTPVYYVQDGVAFYRTGRLAEVMDRAVERGLVSGAVLVFVEPGDRNEEYYLNDRYLDFLTGEVLPRVEGVHVTPSQRGLWGASLGGLISLHLGSAHPELFSHVASHSGAFIARPDARDASGVINTTTAGEWLLDCLTATPPTHLKTSLDTGTLEWLVGPNRRMAALFADAGLEHQYREYPSGHNWVTWQGALPEALLYLQGQ; encoded by the coding sequence ATGGCCGTTTCAGTCAGTGGACAGCACGTGACGTTCTCGCCCCCGGCAGGCGCAGTGGGCCTGATCGGGGACATGACGGACTGGCGCAAACGCGAGCCGATTCCGGTGGCGGGGGGCGAGCCGGTCGTGCTGAGCCTGCCCCGCGGCGCGTGGGTGGAATACGCCTGGGTGGACGGGGCAGGCGAGGCGTTCGCCGATCCTGACAATCCCCAGAAGTCGCTGAATCCGTGGTGGACGTATCCGCGCGCCGCTGTCGTGGGTGCATATGCCCGGCATCCGCTGTGGCTGGGGGACGACGCCGCGCAGAAAGGCACGGCCCACCGGCTCAGCTGGCCTGGTGAGGTGTTTCCCGGCACGCGCCGCGCCATCGTCTATACGCCCCACGGGCACGATCCGGCAGCGCCGACCCCGGTGTACTACGTGCAGGACGGCGTGGCCTTCTACCGCACGGGCCGTCTGGCCGAGGTAATGGACCGCGCGGTCGAACGCGGACTGGTGAGCGGCGCGGTGCTGGTCTTCGTGGAGCCCGGCGACCGCAACGAGGAGTACTACCTGAACGACCGGTACCTGGACTTCCTGACCGGCGAGGTCTTGCCCAGGGTGGAGGGCGTGCACGTGACGCCGTCGCAGCGGGGCCTGTGGGGCGCGAGCCTGGGGGGTCTGATCAGCCTGCACCTGGGCAGCGCGCACCCAGAACTGTTCTCACACGTGGCGAGCCACAGCGGGGCCTTCATCGCGCGGCCGGACGCCCGGGATGCCAGTGGCGTGATCAACACGACCACAGCAGGCGAGTGGTTATTAGACTGCCTGACTGCCACGCCGCCCACCCACCTGAAGACCAGTCTGGACACGGGCACGCTGGAGTGGCTGGTCGGCCCGAACCGCCGCATGGCCGCCCTCTTCGCAGATGCCGGGCTGGAGCACCAGTACCGCGAGTACCCGAGCGGTCACAACTGGGTCACGTGGCAGGGAGCGCTGCCCGAGGCCCTGCTCTACCTGCAGGGCCAGTGA
- a CDS encoding pilus assembly PilX N-terminal domain-containing protein → MANEAEHSPLNRTEGFALVLTLLFTGIVLLIVVSTAASLATGTRQGGANERRAYQAMLVAESGINTLPRRAGEYVRTVPYTGSSTTEMQTWLTGFKTYIQNNSPVTGNTLTLTALTGSTFNASSKGSTGLAVKIIAQDYLLNDRILPPALRPRSAVTSLPAISANGSATVSADTANGGPVTTVATAASLPANVASTTVTVTDASGLRVGDYVQMGTSTFKVTGISGNVLNITRVPGTSSSAQTMAKNSNVNLLISAVAASYASVTTSMDIKLSDARDYLVGETVGIAGGSATITALNLSTNVATITWNSGKPSTLPEGTQVLRDVAALRSAGTITPKSNKLDAYTGTVNGVTTNDCATATTCRGQNDPLLTPTGTSANFTQMMLGLSDQELNDLVPLYSGSYPIPSGGIVRINGANFDNAVKNSNFTGVLIVDGDINSSLNGNTTLNGFIYVRGSTIKFVNGNFTLNGALAVRGSSASTSTDITGNLTVNYSAVGLRTAFLNSAGSKELDTLAGTWRQQ, encoded by the coding sequence ATGGCCAACGAAGCTGAGCATTCACCATTGAATCGAACTGAAGGGTTCGCGCTGGTGCTCACCCTGTTGTTCACTGGCATCGTGCTGCTGATCGTGGTCAGCACCGCTGCGTCGCTCGCCACCGGCACACGGCAAGGTGGTGCCAATGAACGCCGGGCCTACCAGGCCATGCTGGTCGCTGAGAGTGGAATCAACACCCTGCCCCGCCGGGCCGGTGAATATGTCCGCACCGTTCCCTATACAGGATCGTCAACCACAGAGATGCAGACCTGGCTGACCGGCTTCAAGACCTACATTCAAAATAACTCGCCCGTCACCGGAAACACGCTCACCCTGACGGCCCTGACCGGCTCCACATTCAATGCCTCGTCCAAAGGCTCAACCGGTCTCGCGGTGAAAATCATTGCACAGGACTACCTGCTCAATGACCGCATCCTGCCACCGGCCCTTCGTCCCCGTTCGGCGGTCACGTCGCTTCCCGCCATCAGTGCCAACGGCAGTGCAACGGTGAGTGCAGACACAGCCAATGGCGGGCCCGTGACGACCGTCGCCACGGCAGCAAGCCTTCCTGCCAACGTCGCCTCCACCACCGTCACGGTCACCGATGCCAGTGGCCTACGGGTGGGCGATTACGTGCAGATGGGCACGTCCACTTTCAAGGTGACGGGGATCAGCGGAAATGTCCTGAACATCACCCGTGTGCCAGGAACGTCGTCGAGTGCCCAGACCATGGCCAAAAACAGCAATGTCAACCTGCTCATCAGCGCGGTCGCCGCGAGTTACGCCTCGGTCACCACGTCCATGGACATCAAGCTGTCCGACGCCAGAGATTATCTGGTCGGCGAAACGGTCGGCATCGCTGGGGGCAGCGCCACCATTACCGCCCTGAACCTCAGTACCAATGTGGCAACCATCACGTGGAACAGCGGGAAACCCTCAACCCTTCCTGAGGGCACCCAGGTGCTGCGCGATGTGGCGGCACTCAGAAGTGCGGGAACGATCACGCCCAAATCCAACAAGCTTGATGCCTATACGGGCACAGTCAATGGGGTCACCACGAACGACTGCGCGACGGCCACCACCTGCCGTGGACAGAACGACCCGTTGCTCACGCCCACAGGGACGTCGGCCAACTTCACGCAGATGATGCTGGGGCTATCAGATCAGGAACTGAATGATCTTGTACCTCTCTATTCCGGCTCCTACCCGATTCCAAGCGGTGGAATTGTCCGGATCAACGGAGCGAACTTTGATAATGCCGTCAAGAACAGTAATTTTACCGGTGTTCTCATCGTGGATGGTGACATCAATTCGAGCCTGAACGGCAACACCACTCTCAATGGCTTTATCTACGTCCGTGGCAGCACCATCAAGTTTGTCAACGGCAACTTCACGCTCAACGGCGCACTGGCGGTACGTGGAAGCAGCGCAAGTACGAGCACGGACATCACCGGGAATCTGACCGTCAACTACAGCGCTGTCGGCCTACGAACGGCGTTCCTGAACTCGGCTGGAAGCAAGGAACTCGATACCCTTGCCGGAACCTGGAGACAGCAGTAG
- a CDS encoding prepilin-type N-terminal cleavage/methylation domain-containing protein yields MKSQSGLTLVEILVAMAILGIILILVTNWETQTLQLTTKTNTLATQIAELNDLSGYIGDRVRSASQVRLTGFTVNAASAVNAGKCDTTTPCLAVLALEEEVNTATTPSTVTRTWFRLVYRVEPRSTWSSVSKVPDTWADNAANNVVVVREYRDNCIEASGGVCSASSPPLTVDAYKASFSDAAFSSMSPALVTDYLSSVDQSGAAITPFALDTVTNTIILTFQSKRNVKSVTTFTPADNPMTLAVQARNVN; encoded by the coding sequence GTGAAGTCGCAGAGTGGACTCACGTTGGTGGAAATCCTCGTGGCCATGGCCATTCTGGGGATCATTTTGATCCTGGTCACGAATTGGGAAACCCAGACCCTGCAACTGACGACAAAAACCAACACGCTGGCCACGCAGATTGCAGAATTGAATGACCTGAGCGGCTACATCGGGGATCGGGTTCGGTCGGCCAGTCAGGTACGGCTCACGGGATTCACAGTGAACGCCGCGTCGGCGGTGAACGCCGGTAAATGCGACACGACCACCCCCTGCCTGGCCGTGCTGGCCCTGGAAGAGGAAGTGAATACGGCGACCACGCCGTCCACTGTGACGCGCACCTGGTTTCGGCTGGTGTACCGGGTCGAGCCGCGTTCCACCTGGTCGAGCGTGAGCAAGGTGCCCGACACGTGGGCAGACAATGCGGCAAACAACGTGGTGGTCGTCCGCGAGTACCGCGACAACTGTATCGAGGCGAGCGGAGGCGTGTGCAGCGCCAGCAGTCCTCCCCTCACCGTCGATGCCTACAAGGCGTCGTTCTCCGATGCCGCGTTCAGCAGCATGAGTCCGGCACTGGTCACGGATTACCTCTCGTCGGTCGACCAGTCTGGCGCAGCGATCACGCCGTTCGCGCTCGACACCGTGACCAACACGATCATCCTCACTTTCCAGAGCAAGAGGAATGTGAAATCCGTGACCACGTTCACGCCGGCCGACAACCCGATGACGCTGGCCGTGCAGGCCCGTAACGTGAACTGA
- a CDS encoding peptidase C39 family protein, translating to MRILPRSLLLALALMGRAGALTMTYVNGTTILHERRADWAGATLTGVQVKQDSLALTSGNASGSLLSSPLTVAAFDELIPSWNAMTPPGGSVSVEVRAQGGNAWSRWFSFGTWSSSGDRASVDGQKDAAGQVLTDTLRLSHRATTYQYRVTLRGAGTTVRLLAFNTTDRAKHTAGLGQPGNRAAWGKIVDVPQRSQMIYPDGGEVWCSPTSVSMILAKYGVNVTVPQAAKGTFDRVYDGTGNWPFNAAYAGSLGLRAYVTRLPSLAAAETFTAAGHPLALSLGWKKGELPGAPIESSSGHLMVLDGFDTQGNPVLNDPAALDNASVRRTYPRAAFEKLWLTHSGGLSYVLLPMKN from the coding sequence ATGCGAATCCTGCCCCGTTCCCTCTTGCTGGCGCTGGCCCTGATGGGCCGTGCAGGAGCCCTGACCATGACCTACGTGAACGGCACCACCATCCTCCACGAGCGGCGCGCCGACTGGGCCGGAGCCACGCTCACGGGAGTGCAGGTGAAGCAGGACTCCCTGGCCCTGACGTCTGGAAATGCCAGTGGCAGCCTCCTGTCTTCTCCCCTGACCGTTGCCGCCTTCGACGAACTGATTCCCTCCTGGAACGCCATGACGCCCCCTGGCGGCAGTGTCAGTGTGGAGGTGCGCGCCCAGGGAGGTAACGCGTGGTCACGCTGGTTCAGTTTCGGCACGTGGAGCAGCAGTGGCGACCGCGCCAGCGTGGACGGCCAGAAAGACGCCGCCGGACAGGTGCTGACCGATACCCTGCGCCTAAGCCACCGGGCGACCACGTACCAGTACCGGGTCACGCTGCGCGGTGCCGGGACAACCGTCCGGCTGCTGGCCTTCAACACCACCGATCGCGCAAAACACACGGCTGGGCTGGGACAACCGGGCAACCGGGCCGCGTGGGGCAAGATCGTGGATGTGCCCCAGCGTTCGCAGATGATCTATCCGGATGGCGGTGAGGTCTGGTGCAGCCCGACCAGCGTGTCCATGATCCTCGCGAAGTACGGCGTGAACGTGACGGTGCCACAGGCGGCGAAGGGAACCTTCGACCGTGTGTACGACGGCACAGGCAACTGGCCCTTCAATGCGGCGTACGCGGGCTCGTTGGGCCTGCGGGCCTACGTGACGCGGCTCCCCAGCCTCGCAGCGGCCGAGACGTTCACGGCGGCCGGACACCCGCTGGCCCTCAGCCTGGGCTGGAAAAAAGGTGAACTGCCGGGCGCCCCCATCGAGAGCAGCAGCGGACACCTGATGGTGCTGGACGGCTTCGACACCCAGGGCAATCCAGTCCTGAACGACCCAGCCGCGCTGGACAACGCCAGCGTACGACGAACTTATCCCCGTGCAGCCTTCGAAAAACTGTGGCTGACACATTCGGGCGGGCTGAGTTACGTTTTGTTACCGATGAAAAATTAA
- a CDS encoding type II secretion system protein J, with the protein MTVHGVQGLTLVEVLVSIAIFAVLSIAVLSSLPGVLKVNRQSRDDQGVTVAGKAYLEKVRAKWDDPTPSTDPTTGKTTTAGQTNFDASTLPTLPDSAKMNGYTCATALATQVTSPAETGSIAMVKRLTLTCSRSGQPTQVFQVDLERPL; encoded by the coding sequence GTGACTGTACATGGCGTGCAGGGCCTCACGCTGGTCGAGGTACTCGTCTCGATCGCGATTTTCGCGGTGCTGTCCATCGCTGTCCTGAGTTCCCTGCCCGGAGTCCTGAAAGTCAACCGGCAGAGTCGGGATGACCAGGGCGTGACGGTGGCCGGCAAAGCGTATCTGGAGAAGGTGCGCGCCAAGTGGGACGATCCCACTCCCTCCACCGATCCGACGACCGGCAAGACCACCACGGCCGGGCAGACGAATTTCGATGCCAGCACGTTGCCCACCCTGCCGGACAGCGCCAAAATGAATGGGTACACCTGCGCGACCGCGCTCGCCACCCAGGTCACCAGTCCAGCCGAAACTGGCTCCATCGCAATGGTCAAACGACTCACGCTGACCTGCTCCCGAAGTGGGCAGCCGACCCAGGTGTTCCAGGTGGATCTGGAGCGGCCCCTGTGA